In the genome of Triticum urartu cultivar G1812 chromosome 5, Tu2.1, whole genome shotgun sequence, one region contains:
- the LOC125509820 gene encoding uncharacterized protein LOC125509820: MPAARHDMKSESLLPRAWALRRRRPRCMAMAMAMMSRFIASAHMSAARRRYPDEDEKPTLFHPSLSVRSGSGVYLSEPDQEFISRKVPVPWTRAPPAPEKHEVLRAPGGVLHSCAVPSPPSLLEADDEPASRFTEPGQRGRAMGALAMERLIMAMRRVRRRRQQIQARDGSAPMSAKRGCSSRQQDEDSQGGKRMKYSGPDLPEDIWCHIRSLLSMQDAARAACVSRSFLHSWRCRPNLTFTNETMCPKEDLKAPGSNATIIDYNNKIDRVLRNRPGDAAVTKLKLDYHVPPLVGKPYRRLDRWLQIAVTPRTEELELLVWSKEASFDFPCTLLSDRCGGSIQKLFLFRCALRPTFQLGLRSLKTLYLRDVRITGEELGCLLSSSTALEHLKLVYCDDIVRLEIPCLLQRLSFLEVSGCTNLQVIENKAPKLSRFWLEAGEQVQVSVGESKVKDVQLRQDYAINYAIENLPSRVPNLETLNIQSSHEIVNSSLASSKFLHLKFLSIVLISGSYFHQDYDFLSLVHFFDASPSLETFRLYVIEHPMDDWFEGDPSSLRRMPQHCHGSLKSVKIIGFFPQKSMIELTCHLLENATSLESLTVDASPANYRCSGSKPGRKCSPLTSTAIVKAHKSVLAVKKYIEGNVPSTVKLNVPEPCGRCHRLKESGVKPFYLMFND, from the exons ATGCCTGCCGCCAGACATGACATGAAGAGTGAGAGTTTGTTACCGCGGGCTTGGGCTTTGCGACGCCGCCGGCCCCGCTGcatggccatggccatggccatgATGAGCCGCTTCATCGCCAGCGCCCACATGTCTGCTGCACGGCGGCGATACCCGGATGAGGACGAGAAACCGACTCTGTTTCACCCCTCTCTCTCTGTCCGCTCCGGCTCCGGTGTCTACCTATCTGAACCGGATCAGGAGTTTATATCGCGGAAAGTTCCGGTTCCGTGGACGAGAGCACCGCCCGCCCCTGAAAAGCACGAGGTGCTCCGTGCTCCTGGTGGTGTCCTGCACAGCTGCGCCGTTCCgtctcctccctccctcctcgaGGCCGACGACGAACCTGCGTCGCGCTTCACGGAACCGGGACagagggggcgcgccatgggggcgCTGGCGATGGAGCGGCTCATCATGGCCATGCGGCGGGTACGGCGGCGGCGCCAGCAAATCCAGGCCCGTG ATGGATCCGCTCCCATGTCGGCGAAGAGAGGATGTTCGTCCCGGCAACAAGATGAAGATTCACAAGGTGGGAAACGGATGAAATACTCGGGGCCAGATCTTCCTGAG GACATTTGGTGTCATATACGCTCCCTGCTGTCAATGCAAGACGCTGCCCGTGCCGCCTGTGTTTCTCGCTCCTTCCTACACTCCTGGAGGTGCCGTCCCAACCTCACCTTCACCAACGAAACGATGTGCCCGAAAGAAGATTTAAAAGCACCGGGATCGAACGCTACTATAATAGACTACAACAACAAAATCGACCGTGTTCTGAGGAACCGCCCGGGCGATGCCGCCGTGACGAAACTGAAGCTTGACTACCATGTTCCTCCTCTTGTTGGTAAACCATATCGTCGTCTCGATAGATGGCTCCAGATTGCTGTTACGCCGAGGACCGAAGAACTCGAGCTTCTAGTATGGTCGAAAGAGGCGAGCTTTGATTTCCCATGCACACTACTATCTGACAGGTGTGGGGGCTCGATTCAGAAGCTTTTCCTTTTCAGATGCGCCTTGCGTCCCACATTTCAACTTGGTTTGAGAAGCCTGAAAACGCTGTATCTGCGCGATGTGCGTATCACGGGGGAGGAGTTAGGATGCCTTCTGTCCAGTTCCACTGCTTTGGAACACCTGAAGCTTGTATATTGTGATGATATAGTTCGCCTGGAGATACCTTGCCTGCTGCAGCGGCTCAGCTTCCTGGAGGTGTCTGGATGCACGAATCTTCAAGTGATAGAGAACAAAGCTCCAAAACTCTCCAGATTTTGGTTAGAAGCAGGTGAACAAGTACAAGTCTCAGTTGGAGAGTCGAAAGTGAAGGACGTGCAGTTGAGGCAGGATTATGCCATCAATTATGCTATTGAGAACCTTCCTTCACGTGTGCCGAATCTTGAGACACTTAACATACAATCTTCTCATGAG ATAGTCAATTCCTCGCTGGCATCTAGCAAGTTCCTCCACCTCAAGTTCTTGAGTATTGTTCTTATTAGTGGATCATATTTTCACCAGGACTACGATTTTTTGTCGTTGGTTCATTTTTTTGATGCTTCTCCTTCCCTCGAGACGTTTCGCTTGTAT GTAATCGAGCATCCCATGGATGACTGGTTTGAGGGAGATCCCTCGTCTCTGAGGCGAATGCCACAACACTGCCATGGGAGCCTCAAGAGTGTGAAGATCATTGGTTTCTTCCCCCAAAAGAGCATGATTGAGCTAACATGTCATCTTCTCGAGAATGCAACGTCACTTGAGTCCCTTACAGTGGATGCTAGTCCAGCTAATTACAGGTGTTCTGGCAGTAAACCGGGCAGAAAATGCAGTCCCCTGACAAGTACAGCTATAGTGAAGGCACATAAATCAGTCTTGGCTGTGAAAAAATACATTGAGGGGAATGTTCCCTCTACAGTCAAGTTAAATGTTCCGGAGCCTTGCGGACGATGCCATCGTTTGAAAGAATCAGGTGTCAAACCATTCTATCTGATGTTTAATGATTAG